In a genomic window of Paramicrobacterium chengjingii:
- a CDS encoding NADP-dependent oxidoreductase, producing the protein MSRAVIYEKFGGPEVLELKEVPEPHAGPGEVRVRVTAAGLNPMDWIIASMPEGAAKWGITLPAGFGSDFVGVVDEIGAGAEGYAEGDRVYGGAIAQAVADYAIVQTGPSAFYRLLPLPDGISDAVGAALPTPGLTAAAALDTIGVRSGDTVLIGGAAGGVGVLAVQLAKLADARVIGTASPGTFEFLRSLGVEPVEYGTGLVGRVRALAPEGVTAAADLFGAETAEAALELGVPAQRISTIAVGANPPGGVRATGGTDAAPGSLERITDAILAGTITVPIAASFPLENFREAVELQAGRHVHGKVVITT; encoded by the coding sequence ATGAGTCGCGCAGTCATCTACGAGAAGTTCGGTGGCCCCGAAGTACTTGAGCTCAAAGAAGTTCCGGAGCCCCACGCCGGGCCGGGCGAGGTTCGCGTCCGCGTCACCGCTGCAGGACTGAATCCCATGGACTGGATCATCGCTTCCATGCCCGAAGGTGCGGCCAAATGGGGCATCACGCTGCCGGCGGGTTTCGGCAGCGACTTCGTCGGCGTCGTCGACGAGATCGGGGCAGGAGCCGAAGGCTACGCAGAGGGCGACCGCGTGTACGGCGGTGCGATCGCGCAGGCCGTCGCTGACTATGCCATTGTGCAGACGGGGCCGTCCGCCTTCTACCGGCTGCTTCCGTTGCCGGACGGCATCAGCGATGCAGTAGGCGCGGCGCTGCCGACTCCTGGTCTCACCGCTGCCGCGGCCCTTGACACGATCGGCGTCCGTTCAGGAGACACCGTTCTTATCGGAGGAGCTGCTGGCGGCGTCGGCGTCCTCGCCGTTCAGCTGGCGAAGCTCGCCGACGCGCGGGTGATCGGAACTGCCTCTCCTGGCACCTTCGAGTTCTTGCGCTCACTCGGAGTCGAGCCGGTCGAGTACGGCACAGGCCTTGTTGGCCGAGTCCGTGCGCTCGCCCCCGAAGGCGTGACCGCGGCCGCCGACCTGTTCGGCGCAGAGACCGCCGAGGCCGCACTCGAACTCGGTGTGCCAGCGCAACGCATCTCGACAATCGCTGTCGGCGCCAACCCTCCGGGAGGCGTGCGCGCGACGGGAGGAACCGATGCCGCGCCAGGCTCCCTTGAGCGGATCACCGATGCGATCCTCGCGGGCACCATCACCGTGCCGATCGCAGCGAGCTTCCCTCTCGAGAATTTCCGTGAAGCAGTAGAGCTCCAGGCCGGTCGACACGTCCATGGCAAGGTTGTGATCACGACGTAG
- a CDS encoding TetR family transcriptional regulator translates to MPRWKPDAYARLVVAAVDLFAEHGYENTTVIEIAERAGLTKSTFFRYFSDKREVLFGGGAVATVLAEAIDEVAADRSPREVIASALDAVGSQTFTPETREFSARRRAVIAASPELQEREALKGLALTSAMCDGLVRRGLPELTARIAAEFGALAMDIAYERWSVPTCDEDFGLVARQALDDVYEASTGS, encoded by the coding sequence ATGCCCCGTTGGAAGCCAGACGCATACGCGCGACTCGTGGTCGCAGCTGTCGATCTGTTCGCCGAGCACGGCTACGAGAACACGACAGTGATAGAGATCGCTGAACGCGCCGGGCTGACAAAGAGCACGTTCTTTCGGTACTTCTCAGACAAGCGTGAAGTTCTCTTCGGCGGGGGAGCCGTGGCCACGGTTCTAGCGGAGGCGATCGATGAGGTTGCGGCCGACCGCTCGCCGCGCGAGGTCATCGCCAGCGCGCTTGACGCGGTGGGGAGCCAGACGTTCACACCGGAGACGCGGGAGTTCTCTGCGCGTCGCCGCGCCGTCATTGCCGCCAGCCCAGAGTTGCAAGAGCGTGAGGCACTCAAGGGTCTAGCGCTCACCTCGGCGATGTGCGACGGTCTCGTGCGGCGAGGATTGCCCGAACTGACGGCGCGGATCGCTGCGGAGTTCGGCGCGCTCGCCATGGACATTGCCTATGAGCGATGGTCGGTTCCGACGTGTGACGAAGACTTCGGGCTCGTAGCGCGGCAAGCGCTGGACGACGTCTACGAGGCGAGCACAGGAAGCTGA
- a CDS encoding SDR family NAD(P)-dependent oxidoreductase: MTQKDTTQNHTATRPVALVSGANRGIGFQVASDLAVRGITVLVGSRNRERGREAAAEIGKDAVAIQLDVSDAESVAAAASRIQSEFGRLDILVNNAGVSFLGDQNTPLEVRASSGLLTVAPLDIVRQMYEINVFGVIALTQALLPLLRSTDGSRIVTVGSGGGSLNANADTTNPHRRMFGLYSASKSALHAVTLAFATALEPDGIPVNIVDPGMTATALNDFQGTKSVEQGAAHIVEVAMRGTNGSTGTFTSDEGDVPW; encoded by the coding sequence ATGACTCAGAAAGACACCACGCAGAACCACACGGCCACACGTCCCGTCGCACTCGTCAGCGGCGCAAACCGAGGAATCGGATTCCAGGTCGCCAGCGATCTTGCCGTTCGCGGAATCACCGTGCTTGTCGGCTCACGCAATCGTGAGCGAGGCCGCGAGGCCGCCGCCGAGATCGGCAAGGATGCTGTCGCCATTCAACTGGACGTCTCGGACGCCGAATCCGTGGCGGCAGCTGCTTCGAGAATTCAGTCCGAGTTCGGGAGGCTAGACATTCTGGTCAACAATGCCGGCGTCTCCTTCCTCGGCGATCAGAACACCCCTCTTGAGGTGCGCGCCAGTTCCGGACTTCTCACCGTCGCTCCGCTCGACATCGTCAGGCAGATGTACGAGATCAATGTGTTCGGCGTCATCGCGCTGACCCAGGCGCTGCTGCCGCTGCTTCGGTCCACTGATGGCTCACGCATCGTCACCGTCGGCAGCGGGGGCGGTTCGTTGAATGCCAACGCCGACACGACGAATCCGCATCGCCGCATGTTCGGCCTTTACTCCGCGTCGAAATCAGCCCTCCACGCCGTGACCCTTGCGTTCGCGACGGCTCTCGAGCCGGACGGCATTCCGGTGAATATCGTCGACCCCGGCATGACGGCCACGGCGTTGAACGACTTCCAGGGCACCAAGTCCGTCGAGCAGGGGGCTGCCCACATTGTGGAGGTTGCCATGCGCGGCACGAATGGCTCGACCGGCACATTCACCAGCGACGAGGGTGACGTTCCCTGGTGA
- a CDS encoding AraC family transcriptional regulator — protein sequence MSTDRLTEILNLIDVRGVVSGGAALTGRWRAHGHVAEELKFCAVARGEAQLMTDGIDEPIELVEGEIVVLNARSWLELRGGSGDGPIDDVEQPSNGTIVRRDGVDLERADVFIGGRIDLNVEGREVLAGALPPVAHVRAASSSAARIRGHVNQIFAEIVGDDAGAEFAVRQYSQLLILDVLRAFSGGMDMPPGWLKLLGDERLRPALDLMHEHPEVSWSLGDLARAAALSRTGFAVRFREVAGMPPLAYLVRWRMLLAQRELRAPESRLRPIAFKLGYSSESAFSTAFKRHLGESPQNYRTRVLQHASPAGV from the coding sequence ATGAGTACCGATCGCCTGACCGAGATTCTGAACCTCATCGACGTTCGCGGCGTCGTGTCAGGCGGTGCAGCACTGACAGGGCGGTGGAGGGCACACGGGCACGTCGCCGAAGAGTTGAAGTTCTGCGCTGTCGCGCGCGGCGAAGCCCAGCTGATGACGGACGGCATCGACGAGCCGATCGAGCTCGTGGAGGGAGAGATCGTCGTGCTCAATGCGCGATCGTGGCTCGAACTGCGTGGCGGTTCCGGCGATGGTCCGATCGACGACGTGGAGCAGCCATCGAACGGAACGATTGTGAGGCGTGACGGGGTCGATCTCGAACGCGCCGACGTGTTCATCGGCGGGCGCATCGACCTGAATGTCGAGGGGAGAGAGGTGCTCGCGGGCGCCCTGCCGCCGGTCGCCCACGTGCGTGCCGCTTCGTCGTCGGCTGCACGAATTCGGGGGCATGTGAACCAGATCTTCGCAGAGATCGTCGGGGATGATGCCGGGGCCGAGTTTGCCGTGCGGCAATACAGCCAGCTGCTCATTCTCGATGTGCTTCGCGCCTTCTCGGGCGGCATGGACATGCCCCCGGGCTGGCTGAAGCTGCTCGGTGACGAGCGTCTGCGACCAGCGCTCGACCTCATGCATGAGCATCCTGAAGTGTCGTGGAGCCTTGGCGATCTTGCTCGCGCTGCCGCACTGTCGCGCACAGGGTTCGCCGTGCGATTTCGCGAGGTGGCGGGAATGCCGCCGCTCGCATATCTGGTGAGATGGCGGATGCTGTTGGCACAGCGTGAACTGCGGGCTCCTGAATCCCGACTGCGTCCCATCGCATTCAAACTCGGCTATTCGTCAGAGAGCGCGTTCAGCACAGCGTTCAAACGCCATCTGGGGGAGTCGCCGCAGAACTATCGCACGAGAGTGCTTCAGCACGCTTCGCCCGCGGGCGTATAG
- a CDS encoding N-acetyltransferase produces MALTISVLAERLDLLHEFLEMESPWPTFMRQDPIGALYYNAPTLTRFAEHILVCQDDEGRIVAKAYSIPFRCESDELPDDGWDGAIRRGVRTSLDGGVPNTVAALEIVIAPFMQGHGLSGQIVEALRDNAKRHGYRELVVPVRPNGKKDAREPMSSYAFRTRDDGLPVDPWLRVHVRAGGRIDRLAPRAMVIPGTLAEWRDWTNLPFDQSGPVEVPQALTLVHCDVDNGTAVYIEPNVWVRHRTGA; encoded by the coding sequence ATGGCATTGACGATCTCTGTGCTCGCTGAGCGCCTTGACCTGCTGCATGAGTTTCTCGAGATGGAGAGTCCCTGGCCGACATTCATGCGGCAGGATCCGATCGGCGCGCTGTACTACAACGCGCCCACGCTGACTCGCTTCGCCGAGCACATCCTTGTCTGCCAGGACGACGAGGGGCGGATCGTGGCGAAGGCCTATTCCATTCCGTTCCGATGTGAGAGCGATGAGCTTCCCGACGACGGGTGGGACGGTGCGATTCGACGCGGAGTGCGAACGAGTCTTGATGGCGGGGTACCCAACACCGTGGCGGCACTCGAGATCGTCATCGCGCCGTTCATGCAGGGACACGGGCTCTCTGGCCAGATCGTCGAGGCTCTGCGCGACAACGCGAAACGGCACGGGTATCGTGAGCTCGTCGTTCCGGTGCGACCGAATGGTAAGAAGGATGCTCGTGAGCCGATGTCGTCCTATGCATTCCGCACGCGAGACGATGGGCTGCCCGTCGACCCGTGGCTCCGCGTCCATGTGCGGGCGGGTGGGCGCATTGACAGGCTGGCTCCACGGGCAATGGTGATTCCGGGCACGCTCGCCGAATGGCGCGACTGGACGAACCTGCCCTTTGACCAGTCGGGGCCCGTTGAGGTTCCGCAGGCGCTCACCTTGGTGCACTGTGACGTCGACAATGGTACGGCCGTCTACATAGAGCCGAATGTGTGGGTTCGTCACCGCACAGGTGCGTAG
- a CDS encoding spermidine synthase, translating into MIIRFEELDWQPTAMGDLTLRRRTEPSSGQEIFEVKLGEEFLMSSLFTVAEEELASLGLAAVEGVELTVLVGGLGLGYTAVTALRDERVRGLTVVDRLATVIDWHERKLLPVSAELVDDARTNLVEDDFFALMRSKPVGDHSGYSAILLDVDHSPRHQLDPTHSDLYAADGLRALDRHLAPRGVFALWSDDPPDGDFMGELDAVFDDAAAHIVDFDNPVTGGVSSNTVYVARSRS; encoded by the coding sequence GTGATCATTCGGTTCGAGGAGCTTGACTGGCAGCCCACCGCGATGGGGGATCTCACCCTGCGGCGACGCACCGAGCCGTCGTCGGGTCAGGAGATCTTCGAGGTAAAACTTGGCGAGGAGTTCCTCATGTCGAGCCTCTTCACCGTTGCCGAGGAAGAGCTCGCGAGTCTTGGCCTCGCCGCCGTCGAGGGCGTCGAGCTGACTGTGTTGGTCGGCGGTCTCGGGCTCGGATACACAGCCGTCACGGCATTGCGAGACGAGCGGGTGCGCGGCCTCACAGTGGTCGACCGCCTGGCAACGGTGATCGACTGGCACGAGCGGAAGCTGCTGCCGGTGTCGGCGGAACTCGTCGACGACGCGCGCACGAATCTCGTCGAAGACGACTTCTTCGCACTGATGCGTTCGAAGCCCGTGGGAGACCACAGTGGCTACTCCGCCATTCTGCTTGACGTCGATCATTCGCCACGTCATCAGCTGGACCCGACCCACAGCGATCTCTACGCGGCTGACGGGCTGCGAGCGCTCGACAGGCATCTTGCGCCGCGAGGAGTCTTCGCGCTGTGGTCAGATGATCCGCCGGACGGCGACTTCATGGGAGAGCTGGATGCCGTTTTCGACGACGCAGCTGCACACATCGTCGACTTCGACAATCCGGTCACCGGAGGGGTGTCTTCGAACACCGTCTACGTCGCGCGCAGCCGCAGCTGA